A region from the Streptosporangium sp. NBC_01756 genome encodes:
- a CDS encoding ROK family protein, protein MSSFVVALDVGGTSMKGGLVTRSGEIVLAERRATPRDEGPAVVVEVIRSFIADLAVAGGGTPAGVGLAVPGLVTADAALYSANIGWRDVPAGDFVPLDVPVMLGHDVRTGGLAESVLGAGREVSDFLFLPIGTGIAGAVILGGEPYGGTAGWSGEIGHVPVFPDGETCACGQIGCLETYASASAVARRYSARAASPATAEQVAALTLSGDPLATAVWGDAVEALSLALATYTLLLDPSAIVLGGGMSEAGRTLSDPLTDRLRARLTFRDAPPLRPAALGVNAGMLGAALLGWRAAGIPDAGAAWS, encoded by the coding sequence ATGAGCTCCTTCGTTGTAGCCCTTGACGTCGGCGGCACGTCCATGAAGGGGGGTCTCGTCACCCGTTCGGGAGAGATCGTGCTCGCCGAACGCCGCGCGACACCGCGCGACGAGGGACCCGCCGTCGTCGTCGAGGTGATCAGGTCCTTCATCGCCGACCTCGCAGTCGCGGGAGGCGGCACCCCCGCCGGAGTCGGCCTGGCCGTGCCGGGGCTGGTCACCGCCGACGCGGCCCTCTACTCCGCCAACATCGGCTGGCGCGACGTCCCGGCAGGCGACTTCGTCCCGCTCGATGTGCCCGTCATGCTCGGCCACGACGTGCGCACCGGAGGTCTCGCCGAGAGCGTGCTCGGTGCCGGCCGCGAGGTCTCCGACTTCCTCTTCCTGCCCATCGGGACGGGCATCGCGGGCGCCGTGATCCTCGGTGGCGAGCCGTACGGCGGGACCGCCGGATGGAGCGGTGAGATCGGCCATGTCCCGGTCTTTCCCGACGGTGAGACCTGCGCCTGCGGTCAGATCGGCTGCCTGGAGACCTACGCCTCGGCCTCCGCGGTGGCCCGCCGCTACTCCGCCCGCGCCGCCTCGCCCGCCACGGCCGAACAGGTCGCCGCGCTCACCCTCTCCGGTGACCCGCTGGCCACGGCGGTGTGGGGGGACGCCGTCGAGGCCCTGTCCCTTGCTCTGGCCACCTACACGCTTCTCCTGGACCCCTCCGCGATCGTCCTGGGCGGCGGCATGTCCGAGGCGGGCCGTACCCTGTCCGACCCGCTGACGGACCGTCTCCGCGCCCGCCTGACCTTCCGCGACGCTCCTCCGCTCCGCCCTGCAGCTCTGGGCGTCAACGCGGGCATGCTCGGCGCGGCCCTCCTCGGCTGGCGCGCGGCTGGAATCCCCGACGCCGGCGCCGCATGGTCGTAG
- a CDS encoding peroxiredoxin: MAVEVGSPAPDFELKDQHGTPVKLSDYQGKKVVLIFYPLAFSGVCHGELCAIRDEFIATAPEDVQVLTVSVDSVFTHRAWADQEGYTFPLLSDFWPHGQVAQAYGVFDEEKGLATRGTFIIDGEGVIRWNVVNPIPEPRDIAEYRKVLAELP, from the coding sequence ATGGCAGTCGAGGTAGGTTCCCCGGCTCCGGACTTCGAGCTGAAGGATCAGCACGGCACTCCGGTCAAGCTCTCGGACTACCAGGGCAAAAAGGTCGTACTGATCTTCTACCCCCTCGCGTTCAGCGGCGTCTGTCACGGTGAGCTCTGCGCCATCCGCGACGAGTTCATCGCTACCGCGCCCGAGGACGTCCAGGTGCTGACCGTCTCGGTCGACTCGGTGTTCACCCACCGCGCCTGGGCCGATCAAGAGGGATACACATTCCCTCTGCTCTCCGACTTTTGGCCACATGGACAGGTCGCTCAGGCGTACGGTGTGTTCGATGAGGAGAAGGGACTCGCCACGCGGGGCACCTTCATCATCGACGGCGAGGGCGTGATCCGCTGGAACGTCGTGAACCCGATTCCAGAGCCGCGCGACATCGCCGAGTACCGCAAGGTGCTCGCCGAACTTCCCTAA
- a CDS encoding DUF3052 domain-containing protein has product MSATAGQAQGERGLAERLGLKPGQVVQEIGWDEDTDDDLRDSIEELTGNELVDEDFEDVVDIVLLWWRDGDGDLFDALSGVLTNLSEGGQIWLLTPKAGRDGHVEPSDIGEDATTAGLSQTSSISAAPDWSGTRLATPKARR; this is encoded by the coding sequence GTGAGCGCGACCGCGGGTCAGGCGCAGGGCGAACGCGGCCTGGCCGAACGACTCGGTCTCAAGCCGGGTCAGGTGGTGCAGGAGATCGGATGGGATGAGGACACCGACGACGATCTGCGCGACTCCATCGAGGAACTGACCGGCAACGAGCTGGTCGATGAGGACTTCGAGGACGTCGTCGACATCGTGCTGCTGTGGTGGCGTGACGGTGACGGCGATCTGTTCGACGCCCTGAGCGGTGTGTTGACCAACCTGAGCGAGGGGGGCCAGATATGGCTGCTGACCCCCAAGGCCGGGCGGGACGGGCACGTGGAGCCAAGCGACATCGGGGAAGATGCCACTACCGCGGGTCTCTCGCAGACCAGCAGTATCAGTGCCGCCCCCGACTGGTCGGGAACGAGGCTGGCCACGCCCAAGGCGCGCCGCTGA
- a CDS encoding secondary thiamine-phosphate synthase enzyme YjbQ: MRSQTIEVVTGSRERVHDITSECESFVRSCGGDGLLNVFVPHATAGVALIELGSGSDDDLIAALKELLPADERWRHAHGSRGHGRSHVMPALIPPYATVPVLSGRLALGTWQSIAVVDLNVDNQERQVRLSFLSG; encoded by the coding sequence GTGAGATCTCAGACAATCGAGGTGGTAACGGGTTCCCGCGAGCGGGTGCACGACATTACCTCCGAGTGCGAGAGCTTCGTCCGGTCGTGTGGGGGGGACGGTCTGCTGAACGTCTTCGTGCCGCACGCGACCGCGGGGGTCGCGCTGATCGAGCTCGGCTCGGGCAGCGACGACGACCTGATCGCGGCCTTGAAGGAGCTCCTTCCGGCCGACGAGCGATGGAGGCATGCGCACGGATCCAGAGGGCATGGCCGGTCGCATGTCATGCCTGCTCTCATACCTCCGTACGCCACCGTCCCGGTTCTGTCCGGGCGGCTCGCACTGGGCACCTGGCAGTCCATTGCCGTTGTGGATCTCAACGTCGACAATCAGGAACGCCAGGTCCGTTTGTCATTTTTGTCGGGCTAA